A part of Oncorhynchus gorbuscha isolate QuinsamMale2020 ecotype Even-year linkage group LG09, OgorEven_v1.0, whole genome shotgun sequence genomic DNA contains:
- the LOC124043408 gene encoding heat shock factor-binding protein 1-like protein 1, translated as MTESNSTAAKELTEIMEATMQNLHSKFQSMSDQIVSKMDDMGTRIDDLEKNVADLMTQAGMDEQQTPK; from the exons ATGACGGAATCCAACTCAACAGCTGCAAAAGAATTGACAGAAATT ATGGAAGCTACTATGCAGAATCTTCACAGTAAATTTCAAAGCATGTCTGACCAGATTGTTTCAAAAA TGGATGACATGGGGACTCGAATTGATGACCTGGAGAAGAATGTTGCCGACCTCATGACCCAGGCTGGTATGGATGAGCAGCAGACTCCTAAATGA